One segment of Hippopotamus amphibius kiboko isolate mHipAmp2 chromosome 4, mHipAmp2.hap2, whole genome shotgun sequence DNA contains the following:
- the CAV1 gene encoding caveolin-1 isoform X1: protein MSGGKYVDSEGHLYTVPIREQGNIYKPNNKAMAEEMNEKQVYDAHTKEIDLVNRDPKHLNDDVVKIDFEDVIAEPEGTHSFDGIWKASFTTFTVTKYWFYRLLSALFGIPMALIWGIYFAILSFLHIWAVVPCIKSFLIEIQCISRVYSIYVHTFCDPLFEAIGKIFSNIRINMQKEI from the exons ATGTCGGGGGGCAAATACGTAGACTCAGAG GGACATCTCTACACCGTTCCCATCCGGGAACAGGGCAACATCTACAAGCCCAACAACAAGGCCATGGCAGAGGAGATGAACGAGAAGCAAGTGTACGACGCGCACACCAAGGAGATCGACCTGGTTAACCGCGACCCCAAGCATCTCAACGACGACGTTGTCAAG ATTGATTTTGAAGATGTGATTGCAGAACCAGAAGGGACACACAGTTTCGACGGCATCTGGAAGGCCAGCTTCACCACCTTCACTGTGACGAAGTACTGGTTTTACCgtttgctgtctgccctctttgGCATCCCAATGGCACTCATCTGGGGCATTTACTTTgccattctttctttcctacaCATCTGGGCAGTCGTACCATGCATTAAGAGTTTCCTGATTGAGATTCAATGCATCAGCCGCGTCTACTCCATCTACGTCCACACCTTCTGTGACCCGCTATTCGAGGCTATTGGCAAAATATTCAGCAATATCCGCATCAACAtgcagaaagaaatataa
- the CAV1 gene encoding caveolin-1 isoform X2 yields MAEEMNEKQVYDAHTKEIDLVNRDPKHLNDDVVKIDFEDVIAEPEGTHSFDGIWKASFTTFTVTKYWFYRLLSALFGIPMALIWGIYFAILSFLHIWAVVPCIKSFLIEIQCISRVYSIYVHTFCDPLFEAIGKIFSNIRINMQKEI; encoded by the exons ATGGCAGAGGAGATGAACGAGAAGCAAGTGTACGACGCGCACACCAAGGAGATCGACCTGGTTAACCGCGACCCCAAGCATCTCAACGACGACGTTGTCAAG ATTGATTTTGAAGATGTGATTGCAGAACCAGAAGGGACACACAGTTTCGACGGCATCTGGAAGGCCAGCTTCACCACCTTCACTGTGACGAAGTACTGGTTTTACCgtttgctgtctgccctctttgGCATCCCAATGGCACTCATCTGGGGCATTTACTTTgccattctttctttcctacaCATCTGGGCAGTCGTACCATGCATTAAGAGTTTCCTGATTGAGATTCAATGCATCAGCCGCGTCTACTCCATCTACGTCCACACCTTCTGTGACCCGCTATTCGAGGCTATTGGCAAAATATTCAGCAATATCCGCATCAACAtgcagaaagaaatataa
- the CAV1 gene encoding caveolin-1 isoform X3 yields the protein MSGGKYVDSEGHLYTVPIREQGNIYKPNNKAMAEEMNEKQVYDAHTKEIDLVNRDPKHLNDDVVKTRSTGGKNIQAVRLILKM from the exons ATGTCGGGGGGCAAATACGTAGACTCAGAG GGACATCTCTACACCGTTCCCATCCGGGAACAGGGCAACATCTACAAGCCCAACAACAAGGCCATGGCAGAGGAGATGAACGAGAAGCAAGTGTACGACGCGCACACCAAGGAGATCGACCTGGTTAACCGCGACCCCAAGCATCTCAACGACGACGTTGTCAAG ACTCGAAGCACTGGAGGGAAAAATATTCAAGCAGTGAG ATTGATTTTGAAGATGTGA